The region TGGGCCGCTGGTCGCGCGCTCCGGCGGGGGTCCGGAGCCCAGCAGCCCACCCGGTCTATGGGTCCGGCGTGCCTGCGAGGCACAGGTAGACCGCGAGCACCAGCAGCGCGGGGATCGCACTCAGCAGCAGACCCAGGCGGACGGCACGGTAGGCGAGCAACACGGCCCGCACGGCAGGGGCCTGGCGACGGTGCCTCATCCGGGGCCTCCCGGATCCCGCCTCTCTCGGCGGGGTGGAGGTGGCTGCTCACGCCTGACGTGCTGGCATCGGTCCTGCCGCACGCCCGTCACTGTGGGATACCGGACGGTGTCGCACGTGGTGCAGACGGCTGGCCAGGGAACGCTCGCGAGGCCCGGGTACGGGCCCAAGGGCACATAGCCAGCCTCACGGATACGCCGCTCGGCCAACGCGGCACGCCGTCGGGGAGACGATGCTTTCGTCCAGGCGCTCACGCGTGGCCACCGCCCTGCTGAGCGCCAATCTCCCTGCACAGCGGCCGACACACATACAGCTCTATGGCCTCTTTGGCGGCGCCGCCGCAAGTCCACTCGACCGTGCCGAGGAGCTGGTCAGCGAACAGCCGCTGCCCGCACAGAGCACAATCCCAGCCCTGAAGTTGGGGCCCGGTCAGAGTGTCGGCGTCCGGCAGCGGTACGCCCGGGAGCAGCGAAGGCCGCGGGCAGGTCGTCACCGCGGCCGCCCCTCGTGCTCGGCCACGGTCGCGCTGGTGAGGGTCCGCGGCCGGCGCCTGGTGTAGAGCGGCGCGTGTGGGGGGCAGGCGTAGGTGACCTTGCCGACGTCGCTGCGGCCGTCCTCCACCTCGACCGGGATGGGTTCGTCGGTGGGTAGTTGGCAGTGGTAGCAGAGCTGGCGGCCCTCGGGCGCGCGCCCGTATTCGGCGCGGTCGGCCTCGGCCAGCGCCTCCCACAGCTTGCCCGCGTCGGTCAGGTAGTGGTCGGCCGTGAGTGGAACGCGCCAGTGGGTGCGGTGGCCATCCGTCCAGGAGACGGGCGGTACGCCGAGGTAGGTCTTCTCGTCGGCGAGTTCGGTGAGGACTCGGACTTGGCGCAGGTGCCAGCTCGTAGCGGAGCCCACCTGGACGAGCCAGTAGAGGGGGCCGTGCTTGTCCTGGATGACGGCGCCGGTCTCATCACTGAGGGTCTTGAGCGCGCGTTCGCCGACGCTCGGTGCTGCTCGAACGGCGTCCCACCATTTGCCCGCGGGTAACGCCTCGACGTCCACGGAGGGCGGTGGTGTCCACGGTAGGGTTCTGGCCTTCATGCCGCCCCTCCCGGAGACGCGCCGAGGAGAAAGGCGAGGCGAAGAGCGGTACCGCTCTCGTCGCCACGCTCGCCGAGCTCATACCCCCAGGTGGTGACATAGCGTCCCCCCTGGCTGGCGATCTCTTCCACCAGATTGGCGCTGAGCGGATTCGCCACACACAGCTGGGCACCCTTCGCCACTATCGACAGTCCGTAGGCTTTCAGTCGATCGGCGAGGTCGCGGTAACCGGATGCGTCCATGCATCGATGTCACCGCACCGGTAGTCCCGGCGGGATATGACAACCTATGACACGGAGTGGATCATGACTCGGGATGTGGCCATCACCGGCACTCGGTCGACAGCACATCGCGACCTCACCAGCTACGCCGAGCTATTCGCCAACTACCTCCACCTCTTCGCAGATGCCGACGCCCACTTCTACGTCGGAGGAGCCAAGGGCATCGACAGCCTGTCCCTGTTGTGGCTGGCCGGGAACACCGAGGCACGGATCACGATCGTCGTCCCCGGTACCGTCCAGCAGCAGCCCGCCGAGGCGCGACAGGCCATCACCCGCAGCCGCAGCCGAATCACGGAGGTGATTGAGCTGCGCGCCGAACAGCTCCGTACGCCCGCATTTCATGCTCGGAATCGGTGGATGGTCGACCACTCCGACATGGTCATCGGATTCCCTCTGGCAGGCACTCACAGGACCTCTGGGACTTGGCAAACCCTCGATTATGCAGCGCAGCAGGTGAAGCCACACCTAATCGTGCCCGTGTGACGGGGATCACCGGCATGATGAGGGCATGAGCACGTGCGAAAGCCTTCGTGGCGCTGCTGCCCTCAAATCCCTCCGGAAGGCGCGAGGCTGGTCCCTGGCCGACACGGCGC is a window of Streptomyces violaceusniger Tu 4113 DNA encoding:
- a CDS encoding DNA-processing protein DprA, whose protein sequence is MTRDVAITGTRSTAHRDLTSYAELFANYLHLFADADAHFYVGGAKGIDSLSLLWLAGNTEARITIVVPGTVQQQPAEARQAITRSRSRITEVIELRAEQLRTPAFHARNRWMVDHSDMVIGFPLAGTHRTSGTWQTLDYAAQQVKPHLIVPV